The region CGCGAGCGTGCAACGTTATCGCCGTCTCACACGCCGCCGCGTCATCGCGCTACTCGCGCTTGGCGCGCTGATCGTCTGCGCGCTGCTGTTCGATCTGCGCTCCGGTCCGTCGGGTCTGCCGATCGCGACACTGCTGCGCACGGTGTTCCAACCGTCGTCAGCCGATCCGGCGACGAGCGTGATCGTATGGCAGATCCGTTTGCCGTACGCGGTGATGGCGCTGATCGTCGGCGCGTCGCTCGGATTGTCGGGCGCGGAAATGCAGACCATCCTCAACAATCCGCTCGCGAGTCCCTACACGCTCGGCGTGTCGGCCGCCGCGGCGTTCGGCGCGTCGCTCGCGATCGTGCTCGACGTCGCGATTCCCGGCGTGTCGCAAACGTGGATCGTGTCCGCCAATGCCTTCGTGTTCGCGTTGCTGTCCGCGCTGTTGCTCGACGGCGTCGCGCGCTGGCGCGGCATGAGCACGGCCGGCGTCGTGTTGATGGGCATCGCGCTCGTGTTCGCGTTTCATGCGCTGGTGTCGCTGATGCAATTCATCGCGTCGGCGGACGCGTTGCAAGGGCTGGTGTTCTGGACACTCGGATCGCTCGCGCGCGCCGACTGGACGAAGATCGCGGTGCTGAGCGCGGCGCTCGCGCTGGCGTTGCCGCTGTCGATGCGCAACGCCTGGACGCTGACCGCATTGCGTCTCGGCGAGGATCGCGCGGCAAGCTTCGGCATCGACGTGCGACGCTTGCGGCTCGGCACGCTGCTGCGCGTGTCGGTGCTGTCGGCGCTAGCGGTGTCGTTCGTCGGGACGATCGGCTTCGTCGGGCTGATTGCGCCGCATATCGCGCGCACGCTGTTCGGCGAGGATCACCGTTTCTATCTGCCGGGTAGTGCGTTGCTGGGCGCGTTGATGCTGTCGCTGGCGTCGATCGCATCGAAGCTGATCATTCCGGGCGTGCTGATTCCGGTCGGCATCGTCACGGCGCTGGTGGGCATTCCGCTGTTTCTCGGCATCGTCGTGCGTTCGCAGGGGCAACTCGGATGAACGGTCTGCATATTCACGATCTCAGCGTCGACTATGGGCGCCGTCGCGTATTGACCGCGCTCGAAGCCGGACCTCTGCCGCGTGGGCAGATCACCGCCTTGCTCGGCCCGAACGGTAGCGGCAAGTCGACGCTGCTGCGCACGCTGGCGGGTCTCACGCGAGCCAGCAGCGGCGCGCTATCGCTCGATGGCGAAACGCTCGCGCTAACGGCGGCGAGCGCGCGCTCGCATAGCGTCGTCTATCTGCCGCAAGCGCTGCCCGCGGGCGTGCGATTGCAGGTGCTCGAATCGGTGCTGGTCGCGTGCCGCGCGACACGCCCGGCGACGTGGCACGCGCGCGGCGCGCATCGCGCGGACGACATCGCGCATTCGCATGCGGTGCTGCAACGCCTCGGCATCGACGCATTCGCGACGCGCTCGCTCGACGAACTGTCCGGCGGCCAGCGTCAACTGGTCGGCATCGCGCAGGCGCTGGTACGCGACCCGCAGGTGCTCCTGCTCGACGAGCCGCTGTCGGCGCTCGATCTGAACCACCAGTTCCACGTGATGCAGGTGCTGCGCGACATTACGCGCGAGCGCGGCATCGTGACGGTCGTCGTGCTGCACGACATCAACGTCGCGGTGCGCGCGTGCGATCGCGCGATGCTGCTGAACGGCGGCCGCATCGTGCGCTTCGGGGCGCCGGCGGACGTCGTCACGACGGCCAGTCTTGCCGAGGTATTCGGTGTCGTCGCGCGGATCGAGCCGTGCTCGCGCGGACACCATCAAGTGCTGATCGACGGTCTCGCCGATCGCATGGACGTCGCCGGTCGCTGAGCAGCACGCGGCCGTTCCGTTTCATTTCGCCGTCAGCTCTGTTTCGAACGATGTCCTCGCACAGGACATCGCCTCGTCACGCGCGCTCGCGGCGCTTCAACTCAATCGACAGACAGACCAGGGGAAAACAATGAAAAAGGTTCTCGTAGTGGCGGCATGCGCGGCAGGGTACGGCGCGATGCACGCGCCCACGGCGCACGCGCAGTCGAGCGTCACGCTGTCCGGCATCATCGATGCGGGACTTTCTTACGTGAGCAATCAGAACGGTCACGACAACGTCCAGGCCGGCAGCGGCAATGTGACCGGCAGTCACTGGAGCGTGCGCGGCCGCGAAGATCTGGGCGGCGGCACAGCCGCGATCTTCCAGCTCGAAAGCGGCTTCAGCGTGATGAACGGATCGCTGCGTCAAGGTGGCCGGATGTTCGGCTACCAGGCGTACACCGGACTGACGGATAACCGTTTCGGCACCTTCACGCTCGGCCGGCAATACGATTCGGTGGTCGACTATCTGGCGCCGCTCAGCTTCACCGGACATCATCCCGGCGGCAACAATCTCGCCGCGCATCCTTACGACAACGACAACCTGAACAACTCGTTTCGCGTGAACAACTCGCTGAAGTTCGCGAGCAACAATTATTCGGGCCTGCGCTTCGGCGCACTGTACGGTTTTTCCAACGAGGCCGACGGTTTCGACGACAACCGTCTGTATAGCTTCGGTGCGTCATACGACACGGGACCGTTGAGTTTCGGCGCGGGTTATCTGCAAGCGAACAACGGCGGCAGCGCCAACACGAACGGCGCATTGACGCTGACCGATCGCACTTTCGTCGCCGCGCGTCAGCGCACGTACGGCGCGGGCGTGAATTACACGCTCGGCGCGGCGCTTTTCGGTTTCGTGTGGACGCGCACGCAACTCGGCGGCCTCGCGACCATCAACGGCGCGAACAGTCTCGGCCTCGTGCAGAACGGCCAGGGCGCGAGTTTCAGCAATTACGAAGCGAACGCGAGCTATGCATTGACCGCGGCGCTGAGTCTGAACGGCGAATACACGTACACGTCCGGCGCGATATCGAACGTGAGCGGCGGCCATCATCCGAAGTGGCACGAAGTGTCGTTGCAAGCGGAATATGCACTGTCCAAACGCACCGATGTCTATCTGCAGGGCAGCTACGAGCGCATCAGCGCGGACGGCTCGGGTTTGACGGCGGATATCAGCGGGCAAGGCGCGTCGTCGACGAATCAGCAGGTGGTCGTGGCGGCCGGCATGCGGCATAAGTTCTGACACTCGCCAAGACTGAGGACTGAGGACTGAGACTTGACGCTAAGGCGTTGGATTCGACGCTCGTCGCCGACCCCGTGCGGGACGATCGCGACGAGCGCCGGCGTGAGGGTGTCACGACGAAAAACCGACCGGGCGTGTATGATAATCATTCTCATTAACAAGCTCTGACCTCGGACGCCGCTTCGTCGCATCATGGGTAATGTCTTCATCGCCACGCTGGCCTGTGCCGGCGCGTTGTTTTTCTACTGCAGCGCGCCCAGCCAGCGCTGGTTGCGCCGGCCGTTACCCGCGCGTCCCGCCCGCATGGCGGCGGCGGTGTGCGTCGCGTCGTCGGTCGTGTATGCGGCTGGCGCGATGCCGGCGGCGACTTCCTTGTCCATCGTCGTGACGACGTTGATGGCGAGCCTGACCGCTTGTCCGTTCATCGGCGCGTTGATCGAGCGCGGGCGCAACCGGCGCGTCGTGCGATGACGCGCGCGCTGAATGCACGGCACGCGGCCGGTTCGATCGAACACGGGTTGCTGCTGAAATGCGTCGCCGGCGTGCTCGGCGGATTCGGTCTGGCGATCGCGGCGAGCGCACTGCTCGCGCGCCTGTCGCCAGGCGGTCTGACGGCGGCGAGCAAATTCCATGTGGTGATGTGGCTGGTGCCGCCGCTGTGGATCGCGGTGGTCTCGGCGGCGTTTCTGTTTCGTGGCGCCGCGCGCGCGTTCGTCTGGCTCGCGGTCGCGAACGCGGCGGCGTTTGCGTTGGTGCTGGTGTGCCAGCGCTGGCCGGTTTGAGGGCGCAGGCCGTTGACCCCGCGAGCGGCGCGCCGCTCGCTTCATTTTCCGTTCAGCATGCGCAGCGACATTCTTCGCGTCTATAAATCCGTTCATACGTGGACCGGCATTCTCGCCGGTCTGCTGCTTTTCATCGCGTTCTACGCGGGCGCGATCACCATGTTCAAGGACTCGCTGAACGAATGGGCGACGCCGCCCGCGATCGCCGCCTCGCCGGGCGTGCCGCTCGACCATGCGGATGCGTTGATCGATCGCACGCTCGCTGCGTATCCGGCGGCGCGCAAGTTGTTCACCCTCTCCATCGTCGATGCCGGCCACGTGCGTCTGTACTGGCAGCCGGCGGCGGGGCAACGCTGGTACGCGTGGCTCGACGGCAGCGGCGCGCTGCACGCGATGCCAGGCCGTCCGTCGGACGCCGCGCGTCTGATCGACGGATTGCATATGACGGGCGGCGTGCCGGGCGGTTACGAATTCGGCGTCGCCGTGATGGGCGTGGTGTCGCTGCTGTACGGACTCGCACTGGTGTCCGGCGTGATCGTGCTATTGCCGACGCTGGTGAAGGATCTGTTCGCGCTGCGTATCGGCAAAAATCTGAAACGGATGTGGCTGGATGCGCACAACGTGGTCGGCATACTGAGCTTGCCGTTTCATCTGGTGATGGCGTTGTCGGTGGTCGCTTTCGGATTGGGCGACACCATCTTCAACATACAGGACAAACTGATTTATCAAGGCACGTTGCAACCGATGATGGTCGCGCAGAACCCGTTCTTCGCGAAGGGATCGGCGGGCGCGCACGGTGCGTCCACGCCCACGCTATTGCCGCCCACGCAACTGCTCGCAAGAGTCCGCGAACGTGCGCCGCATTTCGTGCCGACGGCACTGCGTTATCGTCGCGCGGGCGAAGCCGATGCGACGGTGTTCGTCGGCGGCGACGACGAGCGCTATCTCGCGCGCGACGGTGGCTTTGCGTTGATGGACCCGTACAGCGGCGCGTTTTTCAACGCGCAATTCCTGCCGGGCGAAGGCAACGGCAACAACTGGTCGGCCTCGACGAGCGCGTTCTACGCGCTGCACTTCGGCAGCTATGGCGGTGCGCCGGTGCGATGGGGTTATTTCGCGCTCGGGCTCGCGGGCGCGTTTCTGTTCTATTCGGGCAACCTGCTGTGGATCGAGAGCCGGCGCAAGGCGATGCGGCGCGATGGCGTGCTGCTCACGCAGCGGCGTTCGACGTTCTTCATGGCGTCGCTCACGGTGGGCGTGACGCTCGGCTGCATCTGCGGCATCTCGGCGACGCTCGCGGCGGCGAAGTGGCTGGCCGCTCACGTGGGCAATCTGACTGCGTGGCACGTCGGCATCTTCTACACGGTGCTGGTCGCGTCGATCGGATGGGCGTTCCTGCGTGGCGCCGCGCGCGGGTCGCTGGACCTGCTGGTGCTGGCGATGGTGTCCACCGCCGCGATTCCATTGGCGAGTGCGATTGGATGGCTCGCGCCATCGAGCGGATTGTGGTTTTCCGCCGATGCGGGACCGCTCGGTGTCGATATCGGCGCGACGTTAGGCGTGCTGTGTTTCGCGTGGATGTGGCGCGCGACGCGGGCGCGGGTTCGCTCGGAACGTGTGGATAGCGTGTGGTCGCTGGGGGCGGGAGCGCGTGTCGAAGCAGAACGGGAGGCGGTAGTGGAAGCGCAGCAGCAGGGGCGCTGACGGACCGAAGCGCGATAACGCTTCATTGCAGCAACGCGATAATGCAGAAACGCAGCAATGCAAGAACACAGCAACGCAAGAACACAGCAACGCACCCAACAAAAAACGCTGCCGGGCATGACACCCGGCAGCGTTTTTTTATCCTCGACGCGACGCCGTCTCAAAGCACGACTCGCGTCTTTCCCTACCGCTTAAAAATCCGTCGTCACCGACAGCAGGAACGTACGCGGCGCACCTTGCGTCAGATACCCGCCCGTCGTCGATGCCCAGTACGCCTTGTTCGCCACGTTCAGCACACTCGCGCGGAAGGTCGTCGGTTTGCCGAACACCACCGCCGCATAGCGCGCGCCGAGATCGAACGTGTCCCATGTCGGAATCGACAACGTGTTGGTCGCGTTCAGATATTGCGGACCCGTATGCGTCCAGCGCGCGGTCAGCGTCAGACCGTTCAGCATCGGCACGTCGTATTCCGCGCCGAGGTTGAACATGAAGCTCGGCACGCCGATCGGACGCTTGCCGTCGGTCGCGCCGCCGGCCGTGTCGAGCTGCTGTGCGTTGATGTAGGTCGCGCCCGCGATCACGCGCACGCCCTTGTACGGCTCGCCGAACACCGACGCTTCGACGCCGCGATGCCGCTCATTGCCGTCCGCGACGAAGAAGCCCGCGCCGTTCGTGAAGGTCGACGGCTTCTCGATCTGGAACGCGGCCAGCGACGCGCCGTAATGCCCGTTGTCGTATTTCGCGCCGATCTCGTATTGCTTCGAGCGCTCCGGCGGCAACAGCGCGCCGAAGTTCAGCGCGGTGTTCGGCGCCTGCGAGCCGATCGTCAACGCCTCGCTGCGGTTCGCGAACAACGACACGTTCTCCCACGGCTTGACGACGAGGCCGAACAGCGGCGTCGTGATCGAATCGTTGTAGGCCTCGGTCTGCTTGCCGGTGTAGTCGAACGCGTTCGAATGCAAGGACTGATGACGCGCGCCGATCGTGAACAGCACGCGGTCGTTCAGGAAGCCGAGCGTGTCCGACACCGCGATACTGCGCATCAGCGACAGCGCGACAGTCTGCGGATCGGCGAGATTGCCGCCCGAACCGATCGTGGCGGGCAACGGTACCTGCGGCGTGTTGTACAGGTCGGTGTTGAACGAACCGCTGAACGTAAAGGCCGATTGCGAATCGACCCGTACGATCGACGCGCCCGCCGTCACGAAGTGCGACACCGGACCAGTGTTGAAGCGGCCGCGTACGCCGGTTTCGGCGGAGGTCGCGTCTTCCTGGTGCGGCACGCCGAGTCGCGACGAGGTCGTGCCGGTATTGCCGATCGTCGGCGACGCGTATTCGCCGTGCTCGTCGGTATGACGCGCGCCGCCCGCGACATACGCGGTCCAGCCCGGCAGGAAGTCGTATTCCGCGCGCAGGATGCCGACCGTGTCTTCGAGCGAGCTGTAGCTCCAGGTCTGCGCGTAGTTGTACGTGGCCGACGGCGCGGCCGGTATGAAATCGCCGTTGACGTTGACCGTTGGACGGCCGTCGTCGACGCGTTGCCGCTGATACAGGAAATCGCCGTACAGGCGTACCTTGTCGCCGCGCCAGTCGAGCGACACGGCGGTGGTGTTGTCGCGCCGGTGTTCGCCGTCGACCGAGGTCTCGCCGTCGCGGTTCGCCTGATTCACGCGAATCCCGAACTGGTCCTCGCTGCCGAAGCGGCGGCCCACGTCGACGTGCGCGCCGATCTCGCCCGAGCCGCTGCTTTCCAGCGTGACGCGGGTCAGCGGCTTGTCGTCGGCACGCTTGAGCTGCAGGTTCAGGCCGCCGCCCACCGCCGAGCCGTTCGGCGATGCGCCGCCCAGGAACGCGTTCGCGCCCTTGAACAGATCGACGCGTTCGAGCGCGTCGGTCGCCACCAGCTGGCGCGGCGTGATGCCGTACAGGCCGTTCAGCGACACGTCGTCGCCCTGCAACTGGAAGCCGCGAATCACGTAGACCTGCGAGAAGTTGCCGAAGCCGTTCGCGACGCGCACCGCCGGGTCGTTGGAGAGCACGTCGCCGATCGTACGGGCCTGCTGGTCTTCGATCAGCTTCGACGTGTAGGTCGTCATGCTGAACGGCATGTCGAGATTCTTCTGCTGGCCGAGCACGCCGAAGTCGGCGCCGCGCGCCACCTGACCGCCGCCGAAGGTCGGGGCGAGGTCGCCGGGCAACGCGTCCTTCGCGGCCTGGACCTTGACGGTGGGCAGGGTGCTGCCGGGCGCGGCGGTCGTGCCGCCCGAGTGGGTCGATGCGGGCGATGTCGTGGACTGGCTCGTATCAGCGGGCGTCGCTGACGAGGCCTGCGCCGACGCCAGCGCCGGCGCGCCGAACGCAACGGCGATGGCGGTCAGGATGGCGGCACGATGAACGGCGGTTTGGGTTTTCGCAGGCGCGGCCTGCGGCGTGTGCAAACGGGAAGCGGGCATGAAAAAGTGAGCGTGGTCGTCGAGGTTCCGTCCCGGGGCGCACTTGGAATCCGGGCGGCATTTTTCTGTCGTTCCGGCGCGTGCTGAAAGGGCTTGTCTGGAGCATCTGTGCAGGCGTGGAACTTTTGTTCTCGCGGATTGTAGTGCAAATGCGAATGATTTGTATTTGAAAAAATGGATTTCGCATCACGTCGTGTCGCGGTGACAACGACGGCGGCACCTCCGGGCCGCCGTCGTCGTGTTTTGATTCTGGCCAGAAAGCCTGCGCGGGCCGTCTACTCACACCAACTTGTTCTTAAACGCCGGCCAACTCCCGCCAATACGCAAACGTCGCCTTCACGATCGACGGTTGCAGCAGAAAGTCGTGCGCCGCTTGCGCGAGATCGGCGCGCACCGGCTGGATCGTCCCGGCGCTCATCGCCAGCAAGGCCATTTCGGCGGCGCTTTCCATCGACACGGCCATGTACACGCTTTCCTCGACCGACGCGCACGCGCAGATGTAGCCGTGATTGACGAGCAACGCGGAGCGGCGCGAGCCCAGCGCCTCGGTGATGATGCGGCCCTCCTCGTCGTCGATCGGCACGCCGGGCCATTGCGCGAGAAAGCCGCAGTCGTCGTGGAACATGCAGGCGTCCATGTGCGCGACGGGCAGCGGCACGCCGAGCATCGACAGCGCGCTGACGTGACGCGGATGCGTATGCACGATCGCGCGCACGTCCGGCCGATGCCGGTACACCCACGCATGAAACCGGACCGCCGGATTCGGCCGGCCGTTGCCTTCCAGCACGTGAAGTTCGTCGTCGACGAGCAGCATCGACGCAGCCGACGCGCGGGCGAAGTGGGTCGCGAGCGCGGGCGTCCAGTAGCCGCGCCCGGCCGTGTCGCGCCAGGTGATCTGGCCGGCGAGGCTGGCCATGTGGCCTTGCGCGTGAAGGATGCGGCAGGCGTCGGCGAGCGTGTCGAGCGGATCGCGGGACTCGCTCGTGCCGATGTCGGTGACGGTGGCACGCTGTTTCATGGGGTCATTCTCCTTGAGCGTTGGGCGCTGCCGGCGCGGCGCGCACGTTCTGCATCAGACGTGCGCACAGCGCGGCCAGCAACGCGAGCGCGCCGACGTAGAGCGCGATCGCTTGCAGACTATGGAAACGTGTGACGAGCGCGGTCGCGACGATCGGCGCGAGGCCGCCGCCGAGCGCCGCAGCGAACTGAATGCCGATCGAAATGCCGGAAAAGCGCACGGCGACGGGAAACTGCGCGGCGAACAGCGCCGATTGCGGCGCGAACAGCAGCGGGTAGTTGATGCCCAGCGCGATCGCCACCGCCACCTGCAACGCAACGAGGCTGCCGCCGTCGATCCAGCGCAGCAGCGGCACCACGCACACCGCCATGACGAGCGCGCCGCCGCCGTAGAAACGACGCACGCCGATGCGGTCGGCGAGGTAGCCGAACAGCGGCAAGGTGACGATCTGCAAGGCCGCGCCCAGCATCACCGCCTGCAACACGGCGGCGCGGCCGAAGCCCAGCCGGGTCGACGCATAGGCCACCAGAAACACGGTCAGCACGTAGTACAGCGTGACTTCGGGGAGCTTCGCGCCGATCGCCAGCAGCAGCGCTTTCTTGTGCCGGCTCAGCAGTTGCCACAGCGGCACCTCGGCGGTCTGGCGGGCGCGCGCGGCCTTCTCGAATGCAGGCGATTCGCCGACGCTGCGCCGCACGAACGCGCCGAGCAGCACCAGCACGACGCTGGCGAGAAACGGCACGCGCCATCCCCAGCTCTGAAACGCGGCCTCGGGCAGGCGGGTGAGCAGGCTGAACGCGAATGTCGACAGCAGCAGACCGATCGGCGGGCCGATTTGCGGCAGGCTGCCGAACAGGCCCGCGCGGCTCGCCGGCGCGTGTTCCACGGCCATCAGCACGGCGCCGCCCATCTCGCCGCCGAGCGCGACACCTTGCAGAATCCGCAAGACGACGAGCAGCACCGCCGAGCCCACGCCGATCTGCGCGTAGTTCGGAATCAGGCCGATCGCGATGGTCGACAGGCCCATCAGAAACAGCGACAGCGTCAGCATCGACTTGCGGCCGAGCCGGTCGCCGAAGTGACCGAACAGCATCGCGCCGAGCGGCCGCGCGAACAGTCCCGTGGCGAACGCGCCGAACGACGCGAGCGTGGCGCTGGTCGGATCGAGGTTCGGAAAGAACTGCCGGTTGAACACCAGCGCCGCGGCGGTGCCGTACGCGATGAAGTCGAAACCTTCGATGATCGAACCGGCCGTGGCCGACAACACGGCCTTGTATCGGGGCGATAGCGCGCGGGGCGCGAGTGCGGGCGAGGACGCGGACGCAGACGCGGACGTAAGAGGCGGGGCGTCGAGGCGGTCGAGCGCGGAAAGCGGGTCGTTCACGGGCGGTCTCCAGTGATCGGCGAATGGCTGCCGAACTGGCCTCAGTATTGGCCGCGCGCTTGACGCGAGCCATGCGCCCAGAAATAACTCTGGATTAACCGGGAGTTATCGCGCCGATCTGCCTCGCGATCTCCAGCGCCACGTCGAACCCGCCCGACGGGCCGCGCGCGCGGCGCGACAACGCGACCACCCGGCGCGGCGCGATCGCGCCCAGCGGCACGCGCCGGATGCCGCGCTCCTCGACCATGTCGCGCGGCAGGTTGTCGGGCAGCACGGTCACGCCGTCGCTGATCGCGACGAGCCGCAGACTCAGTTCGAGCGAATCGCATTCGATGTACGGCTGCACCGTGTAGCCGAGCGCGCGTTCGACGATCCGGCGCAACGCGTAGGGCCGCGGCGGCAGGATCAGCTTCGAGGTGGACAGATTCGCCAGCGCGGCGTCGTCCTGTGCGTGACCGGCGCACGCGTACAGCGCCAGCCGTTCGTCGAACAGCGGTTCCGTGATCAGTTCCGGGCCGTCGACGGCGGTCTCGTACACGAAGCCGAGATCCGCCTTGCCGCGCTCGACGCTTTCCACCACGTTCGCCGAACTGTCGCAGTGCATCGTCAGATGCAGGTCGGGATAGCGCGCGAGCAACTGCCGGCTGAGCGCGGGAATGAACCACGCGACGAGCGTCTGCACGGTCGCGATCCGCAGACTGCCGCGCGACTGCGCGGCCTGGCCGGCGTGCGCGAAGGTCGCGTCGAGCGAGACGAACAGCGGTTCGAGCTTCAGAAACAGCGCCTCGCCGGCGGGCGTCAGCTGCATGCCGCGGCCGTGGCGCAGGAACAGCGTGTCGCCCAGCGCCGCCTCCAGCGCGCGGATCTGCTTGCTGAGCGCGGGCTGCGTGAGACCGAGAATGTCGGCGGCTTCGCGCAGCGAATTCGCTCGCGCGACGGCGACGAACAGGCGAAGTTGGTAGTCCCGGCTGGCAAGCGTTTTCATGGGCGCGGCGGTCGGCTCTAAAAGGGCAATGGTGGGTATGGTACGCAGCTTGCTGAACATGCATGTTTTTTTGCAAGCGTTGACTCATGCCCCGAACACCATCGACCTGTCAAAGGTGGAGCGCCCGCGAGGTGCGGGTTCTGCACGAAATCCCGCGTGTGCTGGTCGTCGACGATAACGCCGGCGCCGCCGAGGCGCTCGCCACCTACCTCTCCTACGAAGGCGTGGAAGCCCGCTCCGCCAACGGTTGCGCGGAAGCGCTGCGCTGCGTGAAGGACTGGGTGCCGGACGTCGTCGTGCTCGACATCATGATGCCGGAGCACGACGGCTACGAGACCGCGAGCGCGCTACGCCGCTATCTGCCGACGCACAGTCTGGGGATCGTCGCGTTCACGTCGCTCGATGAAGATCACGTGAAGGAAACCGGTAAAGCACGCCATAACTTCGACGGTTATTGTCAAAAAGGCACGGCCCCCAATGTGTTGCTCGCGTTGATGCGCAATCTCTGGCGGGGGTAGCGCGCGGCGGATGGCGGGTGGCGCGCGGCCTTCGCTCGCCGCGCCGTTTGCCGGCGAAGCGGGCCGGGGACTTGCGCTTTCCTGGCTCCGCAACCCCGCAACCCCGCCCCGGCCACCTAAATCGACTGCAACGCCCGCAGCATCTCGTGCCCGAGCGCCCGGCCGCTCAGCCACGCCCCTTCCACACGGCCGCCGTTCAGCCAGTCGCCGCACAATCCCAACCCATCCACGTCGCGCCACACGTAGCCCGGCGCGGGATCGCCGTCCGGCGCCACGTCCGCGTGCGGCCAGCGATGCGCGGTCCACGCGGCGGGCCGGCGTCCGCCGCAGCGCTCGAAGGCGGCCAGCATGGCCGCCGCCACCTGTTCCGGCGGCGTGTCGAGATGCGCGTCGCTCCACTCCGCGCGTGCATGCAACAACCACGTTTCCGGGCCGCCGCGGCCGGGTTTGCTGCTGTCGCGCGCCATCCAGCGCAACGGGCCGTGATTGACGAAGGCGGCGTCGAAGCCGAGCGGCAGCGGACTGTCGAAGCGCAGCATCAACGCCCAGCACGCGTGCATCACCGTGCTGCTGGCCATGGCGGCGAGTTCCGGTGCGGGCGCGCGCAGCAGCGGCGCGACCTGCGGCGCGGGCATGGCGAGCACCACCGCATCGAAATGCTCGTCGATCGCGCCTTGTTTCGTCGACCACAGCCGCCAGCCACGGGCCTCGCACCGCACTTTTTCGATCGTGCAGCCGGTGGTGAGCGGCAGCGATTCGGCCAGTAGCCGCGCCGGCGCGCTCATGCGCGGCGTGCCGACGAAACGCTCGATGCGCGTGGTATGCGCGACCGGATTCGGCTCGTCCAGCACCGCGAGCCGCGCGGGCCACGCGGCCGCCGCGCCGGCCTTCTCCCAGCGCGCGACTTCGGCGCGAAACGCGCGGTCGCGTGCGGTGAAGTACTGCGCGCCGTGGTCGCACTGCCAGTCGCCGTCGCGCCGCGCGCTCATGCGCCCGGCGGGACCGCGGCTGCGGTCGAACAGACGCAGCCGGCAACCGGCCGAGCGCAGGGTCGTCGCACACGACAAACCGGCGATGCCGGCGCCGACGACCGCGATATAGGGGCGGGAATCAACAATATTCACGATATGGCCTGCCTCG is a window of Paraburkholderia sp. D15 DNA encoding:
- a CDS encoding iron ABC transporter permease — encoded protein: MSTLQNHAFAHGASVQRYRRLTRRRVIALLALGALIVCALLFDLRSGPSGLPIATLLRTVFQPSSADPATSVIVWQIRLPYAVMALIVGASLGLSGAEMQTILNNPLASPYTLGVSAAAAFGASLAIVLDVAIPGVSQTWIVSANAFVFALLSALLLDGVARWRGMSTAGVVLMGIALVFAFHALVSLMQFIASADALQGLVFWTLGSLARADWTKIAVLSAALALALPLSMRNAWTLTALRLGEDRAASFGIDVRRLRLGTLLRVSVLSALAVSFVGTIGFVGLIAPHIARTLFGEDHRFYLPGSALLGALMLSLASIASKLIIPGVLIPVGIVTALVGIPLFLGIVVRSQGQLG
- a CDS encoding ABC transporter ATP-binding protein — protein: MNGLHIHDLSVDYGRRRVLTALEAGPLPRGQITALLGPNGSGKSTLLRTLAGLTRASSGALSLDGETLALTAASARSHSVVYLPQALPAGVRLQVLESVLVACRATRPATWHARGAHRADDIAHSHAVLQRLGIDAFATRSLDELSGGQRQLVGIAQALVRDPQVLLLDEPLSALDLNHQFHVMQVLRDITRERGIVTVVVLHDINVAVRACDRAMLLNGGRIVRFGAPADVVTTASLAEVFGVVARIEPCSRGHHQVLIDGLADRMDVAGR
- a CDS encoding porin is translated as MKKVLVVAACAAGYGAMHAPTAHAQSSVTLSGIIDAGLSYVSNQNGHDNVQAGSGNVTGSHWSVRGREDLGGGTAAIFQLESGFSVMNGSLRQGGRMFGYQAYTGLTDNRFGTFTLGRQYDSVVDYLAPLSFTGHHPGGNNLAAHPYDNDNLNNSFRVNNSLKFASNNYSGLRFGALYGFSNEADGFDDNRLYSFGASYDTGPLSFGAGYLQANNGGSANTNGALTLTDRTFVAARQRTYGAGVNYTLGAALFGFVWTRTQLGGLATINGANSLGLVQNGQGASFSNYEANASYALTAALSLNGEYTYTSGAISNVSGGHHPKWHEVSLQAEYALSKRTDVYLQGSYERISADGSGLTADISGQGASSTNQQVVVAAGMRHKF
- a CDS encoding PepSY-associated TM helix domain-containing protein translates to MTPRAARRSLHFPFSMRSDILRVYKSVHTWTGILAGLLLFIAFYAGAITMFKDSLNEWATPPAIAASPGVPLDHADALIDRTLAAYPAARKLFTLSIVDAGHVRLYWQPAAGQRWYAWLDGSGALHAMPGRPSDAARLIDGLHMTGGVPGGYEFGVAVMGVVSLLYGLALVSGVIVLLPTLVKDLFALRIGKNLKRMWLDAHNVVGILSLPFHLVMALSVVAFGLGDTIFNIQDKLIYQGTLQPMMVAQNPFFAKGSAGAHGASTPTLLPPTQLLARVRERAPHFVPTALRYRRAGEADATVFVGGDDERYLARDGGFALMDPYSGAFFNAQFLPGEGNGNNWSASTSAFYALHFGSYGGAPVRWGYFALGLAGAFLFYSGNLLWIESRRKAMRRDGVLLTQRRSTFFMASLTVGVTLGCICGISATLAAAKWLAAHVGNLTAWHVGIFYTVLVASIGWAFLRGAARGSLDLLVLAMVSTAAIPLASAIGWLAPSSGLWFSADAGPLGVDIGATLGVLCFAWMWRATRARVRSERVDSVWSLGAGARVEAEREAVVEAQQQGR
- a CDS encoding TonB-dependent siderophore receptor, which gives rise to MPASRLHTPQAAPAKTQTAVHRAAILTAIAVAFGAPALASAQASSATPADTSQSTTSPASTHSGGTTAAPGSTLPTVKVQAAKDALPGDLAPTFGGGQVARGADFGVLGQQKNLDMPFSMTTYTSKLIEDQQARTIGDVLSNDPAVRVANGFGNFSQVYVIRGFQLQGDDVSLNGLYGITPRQLVATDALERVDLFKGANAFLGGASPNGSAVGGGLNLQLKRADDKPLTRVTLESSGSGEIGAHVDVGRRFGSEDQFGIRVNQANRDGETSVDGEHRRDNTTAVSLDWRGDKVRLYGDFLYQRQRVDDGRPTVNVNGDFIPAAPSATYNYAQTWSYSSLEDTVGILRAEYDFLPGWTAYVAGGARHTDEHGEYASPTIGNTGTTSSRLGVPHQEDATSAETGVRGRFNTGPVSHFVTAGASIVRVDSQSAFTFSGSFNTDLYNTPQVPLPATIGSGGNLADPQTVALSLMRSIAVSDTLGFLNDRVLFTIGARHQSLHSNAFDYTGKQTEAYNDSITTPLFGLVVKPWENVSLFANRSEALTIGSQAPNTALNFGALLPPERSKQYEIGAKYDNGHYGASLAAFQIEKPSTFTNGAGFFVADGNERHRGVEASVFGEPYKGVRVIAGATYINAQQLDTAGGATDGKRPIGVPSFMFNLGAEYDVPMLNGLTLTARWTHTGPQYLNATNTLSIPTWDTFDLGARYAAVVFGKPTTFRASVLNVANKAYWASTTGGYLTQGAPRTFLLSVTTDF
- a CDS encoding aldolase, which gives rise to MKQRATVTDIGTSESRDPLDTLADACRILHAQGHMASLAGQITWRDTAGRGYWTPALATHFARASAASMLLVDDELHVLEGNGRPNPAVRFHAWVYRHRPDVRAIVHTHPRHVSALSMLGVPLPVAHMDACMFHDDCGFLAQWPGVPIDDEEGRIITEALGSRRSALLVNHGYICACASVEESVYMAVSMESAAEMALLAMSAGTIQPVRADLAQAAHDFLLQPSIVKATFAYWRELAGV